One window of Bacillus sp. THAF10 genomic DNA carries:
- a CDS encoding acyl-CoA dehydrogenase, with amino-acid sequence MNFQLSEEHEMIRKMVRDFAKNEVEPTAAERDEEERFDMDIFKKMADLGLTGIPFPEEYGGIGSDYLAYCIAVEELSRVCASTGVTLSAHTSLASWPIYKYGTEEQKQKYLVPLAQGTSIGGYGLTEPGSGSDAGGMRTTAKLDGDHYILNGSKIFITNGGIADIYVVFAVTDPSSKHKGTSAFIIEADFPGFSVGKKEQKLGIRSSPTTEIIFEDCRVPKENMLGAEGEGFKVAMTTLDGGRNGIAAQAVGIAQGALDAAVAYAKERVQFGKPIAAQQGVSFKLADMATTVEASRLLTYQAAWRESEGLSYGLESAMSKLLAGDTAMKVTTEAVQVFGGYGYTKDYPVERYMRDAKITQIYEGTQEIQRLVISRMLTK; translated from the coding sequence ATGAACTTTCAACTTTCAGAAGAGCATGAAATGATTCGCAAAATGGTGCGCGATTTCGCAAAAAACGAAGTCGAGCCAACAGCAGCTGAGCGTGACGAGGAAGAGCGCTTTGATATGGATATTTTCAAAAAGATGGCGGACCTAGGTTTAACGGGAATTCCGTTTCCAGAAGAGTACGGCGGAATCGGCAGTGACTACCTTGCCTATTGTATCGCGGTAGAAGAATTATCCCGTGTGTGTGCATCAACAGGAGTAACTCTATCCGCTCACACTTCACTAGCGAGCTGGCCGATTTATAAATACGGAACAGAAGAGCAAAAGCAGAAATATTTGGTGCCACTAGCACAAGGAACAAGCATTGGCGGCTATGGCTTAACGGAGCCAGGTTCAGGATCAGATGCGGGCGGCATGCGGACAACAGCTAAATTAGATGGCGATCACTATATTTTAAACGGTTCGAAAATTTTCATCACCAACGGCGGCATTGCCGACATCTATGTAGTGTTTGCAGTAACGGATCCGTCCAGCAAGCACAAAGGCACGAGCGCATTCATCATCGAAGCGGACTTCCCAGGCTTTAGCGTCGGGAAAAAAGAACAAAAGCTCGGCATTCGTTCCTCACCAACAACGGAAATCATCTTTGAAGACTGCCGTGTGCCAAAAGAAAACATGCTAGGAGCAGAAGGGGAAGGCTTTAAGGTAGCGATGACGACCCTTGATGGTGGACGTAACGGGATTGCCGCACAAGCTGTAGGGATCGCCCAAGGTGCACTCGATGCGGCTGTTGCTTATGCAAAAGAGCGCGTTCAGTTCGGAAAGCCAATCGCAGCGCAACAGGGTGTTTCTTTTAAACTGGCTGACATGGCGACAACCGTTGAAGCTTCTAGATTATTAACCTATCAAGCTGCTTGGAGAGAGTCCGAAGGCTTAAGCTACGGCTTAGAGTCTGCGATGTCTAAGTTGTTAGCAGGAGACACGGCGATGAAGGTAACAACAGAAGCGGTTCAAGTATTCGGTGGCTATGGCTATACGAAGGATTATCCAGTAGAGCGCTACATGAGGGATGCGAAAATCACCCAAATCTATGAAGGTACCCAAGAAATCCAACGTCTCGTTATCTCTAGAATGCTTACTAAGTAA
- a CDS encoding TetR/AcrR family transcriptional regulator gives MKKRQVHASVKDERLIEKRRDQMIKGAVSLFKEKGFHRTTTREIAKEAGFSIGTLYEYIRTKEDVLYLVCDRIYDQVGERLQQELDMKRGNLESLKSAMRYYFRVMDEMQDEVLVMYQEAKSLSKDALPYVLNKELAMVAMFEQVIRNCITAEGINMEEQEIQLTAHNIFVQGQMWGFRRWVLHKQFGLETYIEGQIDLLLHGITKGESVKHGSLSSN, from the coding sequence ATGAAAAAACGCCAAGTACATGCATCCGTTAAAGACGAGCGGCTGATTGAAAAGCGCCGCGATCAAATGATTAAAGGGGCGGTGAGTCTTTTTAAAGAAAAAGGCTTTCACCGCACGACTACACGAGAAATTGCCAAAGAAGCGGGCTTTAGTATTGGCACGCTTTATGAATACATTCGCACAAAAGAAGACGTTCTCTACCTTGTTTGTGACCGAATTTATGATCAGGTAGGGGAGCGGCTGCAGCAGGAGCTTGATATGAAGCGCGGCAACCTTGAGAGCCTGAAGTCCGCCATGCGCTACTATTTCCGTGTGATGGATGAAATGCAGGATGAGGTGCTTGTGATGTACCAGGAGGCAAAGTCCTTATCAAAGGATGCGCTTCCGTACGTGTTGAACAAGGAGCTTGCGATGGTGGCGATGTTCGAGCAGGTGATCCGCAATTGCATCACCGCAGAAGGCATCAACATGGAGGAACAGGAAATTCAGCTTACGGCTCATAATATTTTCGTTCAAGGCCAAATGTGGGGCTTCCGACGCTGGGTGCTCCACAAGCAATTCGGGTTAGAAACGTATATTGAAGGCCAAATTGACTTATTATTGCACGGAATTACAAAGGGGGAGAGTGTGAAACATGGAAGTTTATCGTCCAACTAA
- the icmF gene encoding fused isobutyryl-CoA mutase/GTPase IcmF has protein sequence MEVYRPTNHIRFVTASSLFDGHDASINIMRRIIQASGAEVIHLGHNRSVEEIVNAAIQEDVQGIAISSYQGGHVEYFKYMYDLLKEKGASHIRIYGGGGGVIIPSEIKELHAYGIARIFSPEDGREHGLQGMINSMLKECDFVTVKSLGDEVERLEADNHQAIAKLISLAELQATPNEEVAAAAQTALAKVKEKQKTVPVLGITGTGGAGKSSLTDELIRRFINEVPDKKVAILSIDPTKQKTGGALLGDRIRMNAIFNPRVYMRSLATRGSRSELSLAITDAIAVTKAAGFDLIIVETSGIGQGDAGITEICDISMYVMTSEFGAPSQLEKIDMIDYADLIVINKFERKGSEDAKRQVQKQYQRSRLLWDQELDEMPVYGTIASQFNDLGTNTLFAALLNLMNEKTGSNYSSSLPVSKDVEKQNVIIPNDRRYYLREISDTVRSYHRMAGEQVELARKLFQLDGAMEAAGSVGNEELVASLAELRREYEEKLTSESRKILAGWEEKKEKYSGDQFVTKIRDKEIITKLTTKSLSGLAIPKVVLPKYVDYGEILKWVYRENVPGEFPYTAGVFPFKREGEDPKRQFAGEGTPERTNRRFHYLSKDDDAKRLSTAFDSVTLYGEDPAERPDIYGKVGNSGVSICTLDDMKKLYAGFDLCAPSTSVSMTINGPAPVILAMFMNTAIDQQVQKREEELGRILTVEEYAEVKAVTLQTVRGTVQADILKEDQGQNTCIFSTEFALRVMGDIQQYFIDKKVRNYYSVSISGYHIAEAGANPITQLAFTLANGFTYVEYYLSRGMNIDDFAPNLSFFFSNGLDPEYTVIGRVARRIWSTVMKNKYKANERSQKLKYHIQTSGRSLHAQEIDFNDIRTTLQALMALQDNCNSLHTNAYDEAITTPTEESVRRAMAIQMIITKEHGLAKNENPLQGSFIVEELTDLVEEMVLQEFERLNDRGGVLGAMETQYQRGKIQDESMYYEMKKHTGELPIIGVNTYKNPNPPSEDELNDIELARSTEEEKQTQIHNLTAFKERNSDNVEEALERLQQVAISGGNIFEELMETVKVASLGQITTALYQVGGQFRRNM, from the coding sequence ATGGAAGTTTATCGTCCAACTAACCATATTCGTTTTGTGACAGCTTCAAGTCTTTTTGACGGGCATGACGCCTCCATTAACATCATGCGTCGCATCATACAGGCAAGTGGAGCAGAGGTCATTCACCTCGGCCATAACCGTTCTGTAGAAGAGATTGTGAACGCAGCAATTCAAGAGGATGTCCAGGGGATTGCGATTTCCTCCTATCAGGGCGGACACGTCGAATACTTTAAATACATGTACGATTTGCTAAAGGAAAAAGGTGCTTCCCATATCCGCATTTACGGCGGCGGTGGAGGAGTGATCATTCCTAGTGAAATAAAAGAACTACATGCTTACGGAATTGCACGCATCTTTTCGCCAGAGGATGGCAGAGAGCACGGACTGCAAGGCATGATTAACTCGATGCTGAAGGAATGTGATTTTGTTACGGTCAAATCGCTTGGAGATGAAGTAGAACGCTTAGAGGCCGACAATCATCAGGCAATTGCTAAGCTGATTTCCCTTGCCGAGCTTCAGGCGACACCGAATGAGGAAGTCGCAGCGGCGGCTCAAACTGCCCTTGCGAAGGTAAAAGAAAAACAAAAAACGGTACCCGTGCTAGGGATTACCGGTACAGGTGGAGCGGGGAAAAGCTCGCTAACAGACGAATTGATTCGCCGTTTCATCAACGAAGTACCGGATAAAAAAGTAGCGATTCTCTCTATTGACCCAACGAAGCAAAAAACTGGCGGGGCCTTGCTTGGTGACCGAATTCGCATGAACGCCATCTTTAATCCACGCGTATACATGCGTTCCTTGGCAACCCGTGGCTCTAGATCAGAGCTTTCCTTAGCCATTACCGATGCCATCGCTGTGACAAAAGCGGCTGGCTTTGACTTAATCATTGTTGAGACGAGCGGAATCGGGCAGGGGGATGCAGGCATTACCGAGATTTGTGACATCTCCATGTATGTGATGACGAGCGAATTTGGGGCACCATCACAGCTCGAAAAAATTGACATGATTGATTATGCAGACCTTATTGTCATCAACAAGTTTGAGCGCAAGGGCTCTGAGGATGCGAAGCGTCAAGTGCAAAAGCAATACCAGCGCAGCCGCTTGCTTTGGGACCAAGAGCTTGATGAGATGCCGGTGTATGGTACGATTGCCAGCCAATTTAACGACCTTGGCACGAACACCCTATTTGCCGCACTTTTAAATCTAATGAACGAAAAAACAGGCTCTAACTACAGCTCCAGCCTGCCAGTATCAAAAGACGTGGAAAAACAAAACGTCATCATTCCAAACGACCGCCGTTATTATTTACGTGAAATCAGCGATACCGTCCGTAGCTATCACCGTATGGCAGGGGAGCAGGTCGAGCTTGCCCGCAAATTGTTCCAGCTCGATGGTGCGATGGAAGCTGCTGGTAGTGTCGGAAACGAAGAGCTTGTGGCGTCCCTTGCAGAGCTGCGCCGTGAGTACGAAGAAAAATTAACAAGCGAATCTCGCAAAATTTTAGCAGGCTGGGAAGAGAAAAAAGAGAAGTATTCTGGCGATCAGTTTGTGACTAAAATTCGAGACAAGGAAATCATCACCAAGCTAACGACAAAAAGCTTATCTGGCCTTGCGATTCCAAAGGTTGTGCTTCCAAAGTATGTGGATTACGGGGAAATCCTGAAATGGGTGTATCGCGAAAATGTACCAGGCGAATTTCCTTATACAGCAGGTGTGTTCCCGTTCAAGCGGGAAGGAGAGGATCCAAAGCGCCAATTTGCCGGCGAAGGAACACCAGAACGTACGAACCGCCGCTTCCATTATTTAAGTAAGGATGACGATGCGAAGCGCTTAAGTACGGCCTTTGACTCTGTTACCCTATACGGGGAAGATCCAGCAGAACGTCCAGACATCTATGGAAAAGTGGGTAACAGCGGCGTGAGCATTTGTACGTTAGATGACATGAAAAAGCTGTACGCAGGCTTTGACCTGTGCGCTCCAAGCACCTCTGTTTCCATGACGATCAACGGACCAGCACCAGTTATCCTGGCCATGTTCATGAACACTGCTATCGACCAACAGGTACAAAAGCGCGAGGAAGAGCTTGGTCGCATCCTGACAGTAGAAGAATATGCAGAAGTGAAAGCAGTAACGTTGCAAACCGTTCGCGGTACGGTGCAGGCAGATATTCTAAAAGAAGACCAAGGCCAGAACACCTGCATCTTCTCCACAGAATTTGCACTGCGTGTGATGGGGGATATTCAGCAGTATTTTATCGATAAAAAGGTACGAAATTACTACTCTGTGTCCATTTCTGGATACCATATCGCAGAAGCAGGCGCAAATCCAATCACGCAATTGGCCTTTACGTTAGCAAATGGCTTCACGTATGTGGAGTACTACTTGAGCCGCGGCATGAACATCGATGATTTTGCACCAAATCTATCGTTCTTCTTCAGTAACGGACTGGACCCAGAATACACGGTAATCGGCCGTGTCGCACGCCGCATCTGGTCTACTGTCATGAAAAATAAATACAAGGCGAACGAGCGCAGCCAAAAGCTAAAGTACCATATCCAAACTTCCGGTCGCTCCTTGCATGCACAGGAAATCGACTTTAACGATATCCGCACAACACTACAAGCATTAATGGCGCTGCAGGATAATTGTAACTCGTTGCACACCAATGCATATGACGAGGCTATTACCACGCCAACAGAAGAATCCGTGCGTCGCGCAATGGCCATTCAAATGATTATTACAAAAGAACACGGCTTAGCGAAAAACGAGAACCCACTTCAAGGCTCCTTTATTGTGGAAGAGCTAACCGACCTAGTGGAAGAAATGGTGCTACAGGAGTTTGAACGCCTGAACGACCGCGGCGGTGTCCTTGGCGCGATGGAAACGCAGTACCAACGCGGAAAAATTCAAGACGAATCGATGTACTACGAAATGAAAAAGCATACAGGTGAGCTGCCAATTATCGGCGTGAACACCTACAAAAACCCAAATCCGCCAAGTGAGGACGAATTGAACGACATTGAGCTAGCACGTTCAACAGAAGAGGAAAAACAAACGCAAATTCACAATCTGACTGCCTTCAAAGAGCGCAATTCAGATAATGTTGAGGAAGCCTTAGAACGCCTTCAACAAGTGGCAATTAGCGGTGGCAACATCTTCGAAGAACTCATGGAAACCGTCAAAGTCGCCAGCCTAGGTCAAATCACCACCGCCCTCTACCAAGTCGGCGGGCAGTTTAGACGGAATATGTAA
- a CDS encoding acyl-CoA dehydrogenase encodes MNLRFTEEQEMVRKMVRDFAETEIAPFVEKMEEGEFPREILRKMADLGLMGMTIPEEYGGSGMDFTSYIIAINELSRVSATVGVILSVHTSVGTNPILYFGTEDQKQKYVTKLATGEYLGAFCLTEPSAGSDAGSLKTRAIRQGDHYVVNGSKVFITNGGEADTYIVFASTNPELGSKGVSAFIVEKDTPGFVIGKDEHKMGLHGSKTLQLTFEDMKVPVENLLGQEGEGFKIAMANLDVGRIGIAAQSLGIAEAATQAATAYAKERVQFGKPIAAQQGVSFKLADMATSVEGARLLTYRAAHLRSLGKPCGKEASMAKLFASQTAMNVAIEAVQVFGGYGYTKDYPVERYFRDAKVCEIYEGTSEIQRIVIGKHLMN; translated from the coding sequence ATGAACTTACGTTTTACGGAAGAGCAGGAAATGGTGCGCAAAATGGTGCGCGACTTCGCCGAAACAGAAATAGCACCATTTGTGGAAAAAATGGAGGAGGGGGAATTTCCTCGTGAAATCCTCCGCAAAATGGCCGACCTAGGCCTAATGGGAATGACAATACCGGAAGAGTACGGCGGCTCTGGCATGGACTTTACTTCCTACATTATCGCGATTAACGAACTGTCCCGTGTGAGTGCGACAGTGGGGGTAATCTTATCTGTGCATACATCCGTTGGTACGAACCCCATTCTTTATTTTGGTACCGAAGATCAGAAACAAAAATATGTTACAAAGCTCGCTACAGGGGAATATCTCGGAGCGTTTTGCTTAACCGAGCCTAGTGCTGGTTCGGATGCGGGTAGCTTGAAAACGCGCGCGATTCGTCAAGGTGACCACTATGTTGTGAATGGCTCAAAGGTATTTATCACCAATGGCGGAGAGGCAGACACGTATATTGTGTTCGCATCCACCAATCCAGAGCTTGGCTCAAAAGGGGTATCTGCTTTTATCGTGGAAAAGGATACGCCAGGCTTTGTAATCGGAAAAGATGAACACAAAATGGGACTGCACGGCTCGAAAACCCTGCAGCTTACCTTTGAGGATATGAAGGTACCAGTAGAAAACTTACTTGGCCAAGAAGGGGAAGGCTTTAAAATAGCAATGGCGAACTTGGATGTCGGGCGAATTGGCATTGCTGCTCAATCTCTAGGTATAGCCGAGGCGGCAACACAAGCGGCAACCGCTTATGCAAAAGAACGCGTCCAGTTCGGCAAACCAATCGCCGCACAGCAGGGTGTTTCTTTTAAACTGGCAGACATGGCGACCTCTGTGGAGGGTGCGAGACTCCTAACGTATCGCGCCGCCCATTTGCGCTCGCTTGGCAAGCCGTGTGGGAAAGAAGCATCAATGGCAAAGCTTTTTGCCTCCCAAACAGCAATGAACGTGGCCATTGAAGCGGTACAGGTGTTTGGCGGCTACGGCTACACGAAGGATTATCCGGTGGAACGCTACTTCCGAGATGCAAAAGTGTGCGAGATTTACGAGGGTACAAGTGAGATTCAACGCATTGTTATTGGCAAGCATTTAATGAACTAA
- a CDS encoding acetyl-CoA C-acetyltransferase has product MGKTVIVSGVRTPIGRFAGGLSTLTASDLGAVAIKEALARANVAGDQVGEVLMGTVLQGGQGQLPSRQAAQKAGLPWEVRTETINKVCASGMRSVTLGDILIRSGEEEVIVAGGMESMSNAPYMMPKARWGLRMGDSTIQDLMVHDGLTCTFTGVHMGTYGNGVAKEMEISREDQDAWAFRSHQRAIEAAEKGYFTDEIVPVSVPQRKGEPEVVTTDESPRKDTSVEKLASLRPAFDHDGTITAGNAPGVNDGASALVLMSEERAAKEGKEVMATILGHASIAVEAKDFPKTPGLVITELLKKTGKTLEEIDLFEINEAFAAVALASASLAGLDLEKVNVNGGAVALGHPIGASGARIIVSLIHELKRRGGGLGIASICSGGGQGDAILVQV; this is encoded by the coding sequence ATGGGAAAAACCGTCATCGTTAGTGGAGTTCGAACACCAATTGGCCGCTTTGCAGGAGGTTTAAGCACACTCACCGCCTCAGACCTTGGAGCAGTCGCGATCAAGGAAGCATTAGCAAGAGCAAATGTCGCAGGAGACCAAGTGGGGGAAGTGTTAATGGGTACGGTGCTTCAAGGAGGCCAAGGACAACTTCCATCCCGTCAAGCTGCACAAAAAGCAGGTCTGCCTTGGGAGGTTCGCACAGAAACCATCAATAAGGTGTGTGCATCTGGCATGCGCAGCGTCACACTCGGCGACATTTTGATCCGCTCTGGCGAGGAAGAAGTCATTGTCGCTGGTGGCATGGAATCGATGAGCAACGCACCTTACATGATGCCAAAAGCAAGATGGGGCCTTCGCATGGGGGATAGTACCATTCAAGATCTTATGGTACATGACGGATTGACGTGTACGTTTACCGGTGTGCACATGGGTACGTACGGAAATGGTGTGGCAAAAGAAATGGAAATCTCCCGTGAAGACCAGGATGCATGGGCATTCAGAAGTCACCAGCGTGCAATTGAAGCAGCTGAGAAGGGGTATTTTACAGACGAAATCGTACCGGTTTCAGTACCGCAACGAAAAGGGGAGCCAGAAGTGGTGACAACCGATGAGTCTCCTAGAAAAGATACCTCCGTAGAAAAGCTCGCTTCCTTACGCCCTGCTTTTGATCATGATGGAACGATTACAGCAGGAAACGCACCAGGGGTAAATGATGGTGCAAGTGCACTTGTGTTAATGAGTGAGGAGCGTGCGGCGAAGGAAGGGAAAGAAGTGATGGCCACGATTCTTGGTCACGCCTCCATTGCTGTGGAAGCAAAGGATTTTCCGAAAACGCCTGGTTTAGTCATTACAGAACTGTTGAAAAAAACCGGTAAAACACTTGAAGAAATTGATCTTTTTGAAATAAACGAAGCATTTGCAGCAGTAGCTTTAGCATCTGCTAGCCTTGCTGGTCTTGATTTAGAAAAAGTGAACGTTAACGGTGGGGCTGTAGCACTTGGTCACCCAATTGGTGCGAGTGGAGCCCGCATTATCGTATCTCTTATTCATGAGTTAAAACGCCGCGGTGGCGGACTTGGTATTGCCTCCATCTGCTCAGGTGGCGGGCAAGGCGATGCAATCTTAGTTCAGGTTTAA
- a CDS encoding 3-hydroxybutyryl-CoA dehydrogenase, with product MTIQKVMVIGAGQMGAGIAQVCAMAGYDVYMNDLKEEFLERGLGGITKNLTRSVDKGRMTEEEKVGVLSRLQTTTSLEDAKHVDIVIEAAVENMDIKKTIFAELDKHAPAHAILATNTSSLPITEIAAATNRPEKVIGMHFMNPVPVMKLVEIIRGLQTADEVYGAIEDMTKKLSKVPVEVNDFPGFVSNRVLMPMINEAIYTVYEGVATPEAVDEVMKLGMNHPMGPLTLADFIGLDTCLYIMETLHEGFGDDKYRPCPLLRKYVKAGWLGKKTGRGFYNYEG from the coding sequence ATGACAATTCAAAAAGTAATGGTAATTGGTGCAGGACAAATGGGCGCCGGTATTGCGCAGGTTTGTGCGATGGCCGGTTATGACGTATACATGAACGATTTAAAAGAGGAGTTTCTAGAGCGTGGTCTTGGTGGCATCACAAAAAATTTGACGCGTTCTGTTGATAAAGGCCGTATGACCGAAGAGGAAAAAGTAGGTGTTCTTTCTCGCTTGCAAACAACGACTTCGTTGGAAGACGCAAAGCATGTGGACATTGTGATTGAAGCAGCAGTAGAGAACATGGATATCAAGAAAACCATTTTCGCAGAGCTGGATAAGCATGCACCTGCCCACGCGATTCTTGCGACTAACACTTCTTCGCTACCAATCACAGAAATCGCGGCAGCAACAAATCGACCTGAAAAAGTTATCGGCATGCACTTTATGAATCCAGTACCGGTGATGAAGCTTGTGGAGATCATCCGCGGCTTGCAAACGGCGGACGAGGTATACGGTGCGATTGAGGACATGACAAAAAAGCTTTCCAAAGTTCCTGTAGAGGTCAATGACTTCCCAGGCTTTGTATCCAATCGCGTGTTAATGCCGATGATCAATGAAGCGATCTACACCGTGTATGAAGGGGTTGCTACGCCGGAAGCGGTTGATGAGGTAATGAAGCTCGGCATGAATCATCCGATGGGGCCGTTAACACTCGCTGATTTTATTGGACTTGATACTTGTTTGTACATCATGGAAACGTTACATGAAGGCTTTGGCGACGACAAATATCGCCCATGCCCATTACTGAGAAAATACGTAAAAGCAGGCTGGCTCGGAAAGAAAACCGGCCGTGGATTTTATAACTACGAAGGATAA
- a CDS encoding (Fe-S)-binding protein, whose product MSNGLLIANWILTIIVTAYALSLFVYLIRTRIQYIRLGKKVEFDNKVKERLDKVWVNVFGQKKLLKDKKSGIIHVMFFYGFLMVQLGALDLIIKGLAPNAHLPLGPLYPAFTFFQELVTLMILIAVVWAFHRRYVEKLVRLKRGFKSGLVLLFIGGLMLSVLFSNGMGLIWHDHGLTWSEPVASLFALLFSWINETAAITLFYVGWWIHLLFLLTFLVYVPQSKHAHLIAGPANVFFHRTTNPGKLEKIDFEDETQESFGVGKVEDFTQYQLIDMYACVECGRCTNMCPATGTGKMLSPMDLIIKIRDHLTDKGAAITSKSPWVPTYAFNHTKGNQLAMAAAGQGAQESAAAVEYSPSLIGDVITEEEIWACTTCRNCEDQCPVMNEHVDKIIDLRRYLVLTEGKMDPDAQRAMTNIERQGNPWGLNRKERENWRDAAPEVSIPTVKEMKKAGEEFEYLFWVGSMGSFDNRSQKIAISFAKLMNEAGVKFAILGNKEKNSGDTPRRLGNEFLFQELATANIAEFEKNEVKKIVTIDPHAYNIFKNEYPDFGLEAEVFHHTEVLAELVNTGKLTPVHEVKETITYHDSCYLGRYNEVYEPPREILKAIPGVKVVEMNRSRETGMCCGAGGGLMWMEEDTGTRVNVARTEQALEVAPSVISSGCPYCLTMLSDGTKAKEVEEEVGTYDVAELLERSVIGEKQELVS is encoded by the coding sequence GTGAGTAACGGCCTGTTAATAGCCAATTGGATTTTAACTATAATTGTAACCGCTTACGCACTATCATTATTTGTTTACTTAATCAGAACAAGAATTCAATACATCCGACTTGGAAAAAAAGTTGAATTCGACAACAAAGTAAAAGAGCGACTTGATAAAGTATGGGTCAACGTTTTTGGCCAGAAAAAGCTTTTAAAGGACAAGAAAAGTGGGATCATCCATGTGATGTTCTTTTACGGCTTTCTTATGGTCCAGCTCGGAGCACTTGACCTTATTATCAAAGGGCTTGCACCAAATGCGCATCTGCCGCTTGGACCTTTATACCCGGCATTTACGTTTTTTCAAGAGCTAGTAACCTTGATGATTCTTATAGCCGTAGTTTGGGCGTTCCACCGCCGTTATGTGGAAAAGCTAGTCCGTTTAAAACGAGGCTTCAAATCAGGACTGGTCCTATTATTTATTGGAGGCTTAATGCTTTCTGTATTATTTTCAAACGGTATGGGGCTTATCTGGCATGATCATGGTCTTACTTGGAGTGAGCCAGTGGCATCCTTGTTTGCGCTCCTGTTCAGCTGGATTAACGAAACCGCAGCCATTACCTTATTTTATGTAGGCTGGTGGATTCACCTGTTATTCCTATTAACGTTCCTTGTTTATGTACCGCAGTCCAAGCATGCTCACTTGATTGCTGGACCAGCGAATGTCTTTTTCCATCGCACAACCAACCCAGGGAAGCTGGAAAAAATTGATTTTGAAGACGAAACGCAAGAAAGTTTTGGTGTTGGAAAAGTGGAGGATTTTACCCAATACCAGCTTATCGATATGTATGCCTGTGTGGAGTGTGGTCGCTGTACAAACATGTGTCCAGCAACCGGAACAGGAAAAATGCTTTCTCCAATGGATTTGATTATTAAAATTCGTGATCACTTAACAGACAAAGGGGCAGCAATCACCTCTAAATCACCTTGGGTACCAACCTATGCGTTCAACCACACCAAGGGCAATCAGCTTGCAATGGCAGCAGCTGGTCAAGGAGCGCAGGAAAGTGCTGCAGCTGTAGAATACAGCCCAAGCCTGATTGGCGATGTTATCACAGAGGAAGAAATTTGGGCATGTACGACCTGTCGTAACTGTGAGGACCAATGTCCGGTAATGAATGAACATGTCGACAAAATCATCGACCTTCGCCGTTACCTTGTTCTCACAGAAGGAAAAATGGATCCAGACGCGCAGCGTGCCATGACCAACATTGAACGCCAAGGAAACCCTTGGGGACTAAACCGTAAAGAACGTGAAAACTGGCGCGATGCTGCACCAGAAGTAAGCATTCCGACGGTAAAAGAAATGAAAAAAGCAGGCGAAGAGTTCGAGTACCTGTTCTGGGTAGGCTCCATGGGATCGTTTGATAACCGCTCGCAGAAGATCGCGATTTCTTTTGCAAAATTAATGAATGAAGCTGGCGTCAAATTTGCGATTCTTGGGAACAAGGAGAAGAACTCTGGAGATACACCGCGTCGCCTTGGAAACGAATTTTTATTCCAGGAGCTAGCAACCGCGAACATTGCGGAGTTCGAGAAGAACGAAGTCAAGAAAATCGTTACTATTGACCCGCATGCTTATAATATTTTCAAAAACGAATACCCAGACTTTGGATTGGAGGCAGAAGTCTTCCACCATACTGAAGTATTAGCGGAGCTTGTGAATACTGGCAAGTTAACTCCAGTTCACGAAGTAAAAGAAACCATCACGTATCACGATTCCTGCTACCTCGGTAGATACAATGAGGTTTACGAGCCACCGCGTGAAATTTTAAAAGCAATTCCAGGCGTGAAAGTGGTCGAAATGAACCGTAGCCGCGAAACAGGAATGTGCTGTGGAGCAGGTGGAGGACTCATGTGGATGGAAGAGGATACAGGAACACGTGTAAACGTCGCTCGTACCGAACAAGCACTCGAAGTTGCACCAAGCGTCATCAGCTCCGGCTGTCCTTACTGCTTAACGATGCTTTCAGATGGCACAAAAGCGAAGGAAGTTGAAGAAGAGGTTGGCACGTACGACGTAGCAGAGCTTCTAGAGCGTTCTGTAATTGGGGAAAAGCAGGAATTAGTATCCTAA